Within the Arachis duranensis cultivar V14167 chromosome 10, aradu.V14167.gnm2.J7QH, whole genome shotgun sequence genome, the region TTCCTGCTTCCTaccattatataaaaaaaaagacaagataacacttctcaatcaaaataataatgcaaaagTTTCGAATAAACAACACACAACATCCAACATACTCACACATTAAGAAACGAATTTCTGACCTACAGATCGTTCAGACGCCTACCTCATCATCTGGTCCTTCATTCCTTGCATTACAATTCCTACGATCATGTCTGAGCCCATGGCACCTTCTGCATCGCCTCCCCATCCTTGCGTTCGTGCTGCCCGTGGGAGCACTCTTCGACTTTACAATAGTTGGGTCCAGGATGTCCACATGGACGTCGCATGCTCTTCCAAATCAGTTCCTTCCACCCTGCGAACCCGTTGCCTCAGTTTCCTTTGTTAGTTTTGCCACTTCAGAAAGAACATTCTCATGTGTCTCCATCCTGGGTTGCTAAAAAACACATAGACATACATGCACTCCACAAGGACCCATAACGAATCTAAAACACCTTCTCGGGATCCGCCACTGGGACCGCACCAACTGACACCAATGACTTTGCATCTTTACACCACCTACGAAGCACTAGTCGGGTCGGCAGCACCTCTATCTCAAGCTCTTTCATTGCACAAAATATATGACTACAAGGGACCCTAGACTGTTCCACAATTTGCACGAACACTCATAATTTTCAGAACTACTATCGTACAACACAGTATAAACTCGACGGGGCCTTCGAAACTTTCTtagcatgaatttttgaatggTACCATAACTCTCACTATGAAGCACAATCAACGCAGCAACTGACTCTATTTGTTTCTTAACCTCAAAGAATATCTCTCGCGTGTACACTTTGCTTACAGCCTTCTCAATACTTTCCAACCCAGTTGTCATCACCAGTTCCGAATACAAACATTTGAAGTTAGTCATGAACTCGTTATTCCGATAATCCTTCACCACACGATCCAGGTTCTCCACGAGCTCAAGAAGACAATTTCCAGATCTAATAAACTTTTTAAGTGTTGAATTGATTCCCTCACATCTTGATGTTGTTCTCACTCCAGCACAAAATTTATCACAAAGATAAGCATTCGCCCAATGCTCCCTC harbors:
- the LOC107469176 gene encoding protein FAR1-RELATED SEQUENCE 6-like, with amino-acid sequence MVESFGLENNEWIGKTYEKREHWANAYLCDKFCAGVRTTSRCEGINSTLKKFIRSGNCLLELVENLDRVVKDYRNNEFMTNFKCLYSELVMTTGLESIEKAVSKVYTREIFFEVKKQIESVAALIVLHSESYGTIQKFMLRKFRRPRRVYTVLYDSSSENYECSCKLWNSLGSLVVIYFVQ